The DNA segment CTTAACATCTGAAAGGAACATATTCGTAGAGTTCTCTCTCGCCAGAACAGGCACGTGTTCGCCGTGAAGTTCTGAGGCACCCTTAGAGCACGTGGAGTGGGACAGGTCACACCGCCTATGCTGCCTTAGCACTTTGGCATGTGCAAGTAATATAACGGCGCAGCGCTAATTAATCCGCGTTAAACAAGAGTGATTAAGCTTAGGAAAACCTGGAGGGCAACATGCGGGACCGAGAGGTTGGTAGGATCATGTCGCATCGTAAAGAGAGAGGAGCCAAACGCACGTACCCACGCAGAGTGCAGCAAATACAGCGAGTCGCATCGTTGAATCtgcgaaaaaaataataacaggttGCGAAAAACATGAACGTAACAGCACTTAATGaccgagcaaagaaaaaaaaacagttgtgaAGTGTGCAGAATAAGGGGGGGCAATGGAGTGTAGGAAAAAATATCCCCAGATAAAAGGTCCCTCGAGAAAGCGCcctctaggaaaaaaaaaatgtccccgAGTGAAAAATTGCCCAAATAATGAATTCTTCCGGTATCCACTCGACAAATAATTGCGCTCTTTATTGGAGCTGTTCCTTGAATTTGAGAATAGATGTAAGCATGGAATATTTTGCACTACCAGATCACACCGCGGTCATGAAGTCTCCATTCCGAAAATAAATACAGCAGCGTGTAAATCAATACAAGAACAAGTATCCAACTTTTATCACTCTGCATACCTTTACACCACGTCTGCTAACCTGTACACTTACCTTGCAAGCGCACCTTGCAGGCACTGGCGCAAGCGCGGAGCTGCTTTCTCCAGGTGCAATGCATATAGGCTTTGAACTATCACCCCCTGAATATTGCATCAGGCTCGTGCGATAGCTCGATGATAGAGCACAGGACGTGCGCAGTGCTTGCGCCACACTATCATTATCTTATAAACACGATGCCCAGCAATAAACGCATTTAGCTTGTATCTAGTTTGTGTATCAAGATGTCCTTCTCATCTAGTGTTCTGTTGCAACCCTTCCCAGCATTCACCTAAAAACCACCGCCACACTTGCGTTGCGTTGACCATACCGTTGCGTTTACGGGTCTGTGATTCGTTCCAGTGTCAAGCAACTTAAATCCGCCGCATGGGGCAAAACCCCACTAGgggcacctcccgcatgcgaggcgggcgCTCAAATCACTGCGGATTACGAGACGTTTGACGGCACCCATTTGGGTACATTTTTTCCTACTTCGCAAATGAGGACGTTTTTGCCggggaccttttttttttcgagggcgTATCTTAGGggggcgtttttttttccagGGACTTTTTTTCCTGGAACCCGCGACAATGAGGGAGAAACGACTTACCTAAACAGCAGAAAGGACCAGGCACTGCGGCAGGAAGCTTGATACTATGAACTCCCGGACAACCATTTTATCGTATTGCTATCTCTGGAAGCGATATTTCAACACAAGCCATAACCATAGTTGGCTGCTCATTCCCATTGCGGAATGAATAGCCGCGATAAAAAGGGCCGTGATAGCTGCGAGAATGACGCCCTTCGAGGCTATTGTCACCGAATGAGTATACGTCACTCCATTGATCTGATTATCTTCTGTGGGGGAGAAAAAACTTCCCCTTCGACGTCGCCTCGATTGCCACTTCGACCTTTCATATTGCTTCTGCTCAGCTGAGTACACGAGCATTTAGAACGGCGGTGATAACCGCAAGCGGCTAGGGTCAAAGGGCAAGTGTCGACCGGTCCCCGCCTCGAAAACACTGCGATAGAACGGGATCCTCTACGTTCACAAGGACCTCGCTGCTTCTAGTAGAATACATGCATTAATTACACACAGATCGAATTTTCCTGTTAACAATATGGCGGGGATAAATGGAAATCACTTGCTTTGGGTTTCGGCACATTTACGAATTACGTATTCACCATGTTCGAAACTCGACACTCAGCCCAAGAGGATGACACGAGCGTatagcttaatttttttttatttcggatTTTTATTTTGCAGACACGCTTCAACTCACCCCGCAGTCTCTCATTGTATATTGAATTTCGCTACGATAGTGTGCCCAGGCATCACCGGTAACTATAGGAGAAATCTGTCGAGAAAGTGGTAGAAGTTTTAAAAAGTATCCTCACCAAAAATACTTCGCGGAAAATTACATCGCTGATTTTCATTTAAAGAACAATTTCAAATGCTCAAATTAGGTTAAGATAAAGAAAAGACACGCTCCTGCTCACGTGTCTTGATTTGGCTGGGGTCACGAAAACAGGACTGTCCTGTATATGCGCAAAGCCCTTCATTGTCGTGCAAAACCGACAGATCGCAGTAATTCCTTTCCACAGAAATGTTCTTATGTGGACTCTCATTCCCCCTTGACTCCGAGCATTCGGTGAGTGTTGCGGAGACGTGAAACTGCTTCTTGTTTTGGGAATGACAAACTCTGAGCTGCCTTACTCGGCTTCAGGTGTCTAGCTTCAGTCTAGTTGCAGTGTCTAGCTCTACCGCTTCCAATGAAAAGTGATGCCCTGGACACAGGCTGCGTTTTGCAACAGGCGAGCACCTTTTATTCCGGGCAAGCACCGCATTGAACATGCACTGCAAACGAACGCTCTGATTTCGGTAAATATTTTCTTAACGTAAGTTTGAAAATTCTGCAGGTTGTCATTAACAGACAAAGTGTGGGCGTTACGTAACTGCGAATATAAACAAGAATTTGTGAGAAATAAAAAATGTCCTGTGCTATCTAAATAACTGCCTCTTCGCTACTTCCTTTCGGTGGACTTCGGGTTTTGGAGTAAATTACCCCAGTAAAAACTTTATTCACGCTGCTTATTAAGTTCACCCTTTTAAAAACAAACATACCAGATTTGCTCCAGCATGTGAAACGATTATTCCAAACTAGTAGAAGAAGCGTGGGTAGACATATGCAAGTTCGCTTATTCATATTATGGCAACTTTTTTCTTGTTCCGGGCCACTGAAATTGGGCTAGTCGATTTGTATTCAGCTCGACCTGCAGCACGGCGCTCAACAATAGACCAACAGTTTTGTAGCTTTTCTTAAAATGCCGACTCCTCTAGAGACTAAAATCTCAAAACAACTCTCAAATTTCACAACGCATTAATCTAAAAAATAAACCACCAGAAAATCGAGCCCCTTTCCTTTTTGTTCAAGACTGACTCAGGTCCCTACCTGTTCCACAGAAAACGAAGGCGTCCATGTCGCCTGCGAGAGCGTAGTTCTCTTTTAATCAGTGTCCAGTATTGTTGGACTGCAGTATATTGAGTCGTAGTATCTGCTTGCACGTCCTCATCCTCAAAGGCCGTCCACCCTGTTAGGCGCCGCCTACCAGGGTTGATACCGTTTCTTAAACGTAAAACGATGACGCTGTTAAACCTGCGCCGCACAAAGAGAATTGTTGTTATCCCCACTTTAATACTGAACCCAGTGCGTTTATCTTCACAGAAGAAATTAAATGTAAAGTCACCGACACGTTTCTCATGCGCGGTTGCTTAGAAGACCAAAATGCTTTCTCCTCATCGATGAAGGCATGTCAGTAGCCGACGTCGCCTTCATAGAGGGCTGTCGCTGCCAGACCAGATGTGTAGCGACACCTGCGTTCAGAAAAAAAAGTGACAGAACAACTGCGATATTGCCGGCGGTCATCGTCGCGTGAATTCTCGGTACTCAAGCTGAAAGAACAGGACCGAAAACAGTCGCCATGGCGCCCAAAAGGTGAGTACTGACTTCAGGGGCACAAAAAGCCCCTCATCTCACtcaccttgtctgctatatatatatatatatatatatatatatatatatatatatatatatatatatatatatatatatatatatatatatatatatatatatatatatatatatatatatatatatatatatatatatatatatatatattcacagcCGCAGTAGAGTGAAGAAATACTTTTATTCGTAAGAAACCATGGCAGCGTGAACTAATTTCCAGACTCTGTCCATAACGTTGCTCACATGCAATGTGTGCTGCCTTGCCACGGAAGTGATAGCATGTGTTCTCCTTGTATGCTTTTTTTACTCTAGCTCATCATTTCCACTTTCAGTTCCAATTGTTCGCTATCTCCAACAGAAGCTGATAAAGGCTTCGGGGAGATCGTTGGTCGTCTCTTGCACATGGGAaataaacctgctgtctgcccaTTCTCCACGTTGCCTTTTTTGTGCAAAACAAGGGACGTCACGTGTCAATATTATCTGCAGTCGCTATGTATATAAGACATCTGCTGAGAGCAGCCTACCATGAAGCTTCCTCAACAATAAGGTAAGCTCGCTCCGGTTCCTTGCGGTTTATAACTGAAGTGCTATTAATTTCGTCGGGCTTTTTGTTATATTGGCATAAGATGAGACCGATTTCGCATGAGTGTGCTATCCCGTAGAACGTATAAATTCCCTCTTTCTTTCGGTGGAAGCTTTTGAGGCAGTAGGCAAGGGCAGGTATCTCCAGTGTTAGGAAAAGGCCTCGCTAGGCGTAGTGGTGCGCAAATAACGCGACGTGAAAAACAATAGTCAACGTTATTTTATTATCTGGCTGAAGCGCCCTCCGCGCAAATCATGAAGCGACAAAATCTTATAGCAAGTTTTAGAACTAGTTAACGGGGATATGAGTTTTAATTGGTACACGCCAGACACGAGTAATATATGGCTTCTTGTACTGACGCATGGGTTAAAGCGTTGCATTCTATACTCTGCTGAATTATCGTTGGTAAAGCAACATGAACCGATATAGATTTATGTATGCACCTGTGCCGGATTGCAGTTTCCtccagtcagaaaaaaaaagcgctattTAATGCATGCTTCGTTTCATAATCGGCTACGCACTTGATTCACATCATGAGTCATTTGTGTAAAATTCTTAATTACATGTTTGTTATTTGATTTCGTGAGTTCCTTAGTGCACGATGTATAGCCTTGTACGCACAGTATCCTCAGAAATAAACCCCGAGTTCTTTGCGCCGAACTAACAAGGGGGAAGAGTTGCTTGTTTGTGATAGTCGGTATAATTGGCCTCGGAAAACAGCTTTTGTGCGCCGCCAATGTATGCCTCAGTCAATCAGAGAGAACCCGATTAGGAAATACTCCACAAATAAtagggagttttagaatagggggaCCTATATATATCTCCATAACCGACAGGGTCCCCCTGTCCTAAAAGTCTTTAATGTGCCCTGCAGTGGTGTGTTCCTGCGGTAACAGGGCACGGAATAGGGAGGGCAGTATTTGCCGAAGTGAAACTCCACTGCCCTGTTACAGTGCCTGTGCTGCTGACTGACCCTCTGAAGGTAACACGACAGGCTGCAACTGACGGCACTTCAGTTCCCTTAAGGCGGGGGTCCCCCTCCGGCAGTGTGAATGATCCCCTTTATATAGGTTATGTGTGCGCCAGCATTTAGCGCGTTGTTTTGTTTAAAGAGCACAATATAGGCATCATTCGAAAAATAAATGTACACTCTGTCAATTGATGCACACCGTTATAGTGTACCTTCATTATCAACTCCACAAAAGGTGGTATTTCAGATGGCGAATTCGGTAGTTTCGTTGATATGACCTACTTGGAGAacttttctcaaaaaaaaaaaaaaactacttcacTTAGGGCAGTTTCGTTTGGCCTACGTAttgaagacaatttttttttttagtatcaaGCGGTCTCAGAATGTATGTCCGTAGAATTCTGTTTGATCGGTGGCCTTTTAAACGTAGAAAAATTTGTCTATTTTATGCACGAATATCTGCTAGGTATAGGAGTGCACAGCAGCAATGTCTTTATCATTTGAGGCGGACAACATAGTGGTGCAGTGCGCGAAGTTTTATCAACTTATCTTCATTAGTTCGTTTTAATTGTCATTCCAATACTGAAGAATTCTGATAGTAACTTAGTATTATGGGAATCTTCAACATTGGAAAGGCAGATACAAACGAAGTAATGAAGATAAGTTGATTAAACTTCGCGCACTGCACCACTATGTTGTCCACCCCAAATGGTAAAAACGTTGCTGCTGTGCACCCCTATGCCGAGCTGATATTCCTGCGCCAAAATAGACAAATTTTGCTACATTTAAAAGGCCACTGATCAAATACAATTCAACGAACCTACATTCTGCGACCATTTGATACTAAATGAACTTCTCTTCTATACGTGGCTAAACGAAACTCTCCTAAGCGAAGTAGTTTCTTCAGAAAAGTTCTCTGAGTAGGTCATATCAACGAAACTACCGAATTCGTCAACTGCAATACCACCTCTTGTGCAGTTGATAACGCAGCTACACTACAGCGGTGTACAGCAACTGACAGAGTGTACTTTAAGATTTCGAATGATGCCTACACTGTGAAGTTTGGACAAGAACAACGCGCAGAATGCTGACGCGAACATAGCCTAAGATGGAGCATTCGCTCATTCGCACTTTCGCATACCGCAAAGAAAAGAACATTAGTCATGCCGGCGAGCCCAAGATTCAAACACGGTTGGATCACAAACTTTGCGGCACCCCACAGTTTTACGCTTTCGGGACCTCAGTGATTGCGGCTCTCTTATGCTTTGATTATTAGCCAGAGCTGTGAATGTAGCATCCTTGTCAAATAATGATGCCAACGTATACCTAATGAACGCTCATGAAGACTGCTTGGAGCGTTTCGTTAACGTTCGGGAAACTGTGGTCAGCAGCGTGACTCCTCAACTCCATGAAAAGAAGTTCTAAGTTTACACACTGTTCTATCCGCTGAATTTTGCCTGAAGCTTGTTCTTTTCTGTTTCCACACGAAAACTGGCACGCATCACGCTGCTGCAGTGGACGGGAAAGAAAATGCCGTGGTGCATCCACGAAGCCGTTTGACAATATTCATGTATTCCACGCTCCAGGCGGTTACAGCGACttattatgttttctttcttccttaggCACATTAATAAAAAGGAATGCTTCCAGCCGTCCTGGTCACCCTTTTCGTCGGTAAGTTTATCTCCAAACGCAATTAGAAATCGTAACTTCAGTTTGCTCAGCATAGAGACGATGGGCGAGGACGTATACAGTATACGACACAGCTGTCTATCCTAAGCGCATTCAAGTTGACGATACAATACCAGCTAGCGCCGTTTCTCACATTCCTAATCAGTAATCTTTCCGAACACCGACCCCTCCAGGGGAGGAAGGAGGTCCCAGTGACTATAGTTTCAGTTCCTGCGAGCCTTTGCGTCGGTAGGGAACCGCGCCTGCGCGCCAGCATTGGCGTGGACAATAATACCAGATGATCGCGACACAAAAGGTGCGGCAGTTGTTACCCGCGATCTTGTGTTCCAACTATTATGTCAGAAAGTTAATTGAACACACCTCAATAACCATTTTGCAGAGCTAGCTGTTAAAGAGGGGGTTCTGGGCCTCCGCGTAGTGGCAGTAGTAatatagtagtattagtagtagtcgACATCATGACCATCCAGCGTCCGCGATCACGTAATCACATGGCCGATGCTTCGTGCCTCGCTCTAACTTCCCCGTTATCAGGCGGGGTGCGTGGTCGTAACAAGACACCGCCGCATCGCTCGcaccaaaaaaaacaaaaaaggcgaTCAAAGCCCTAGTAAAGCGCGTGATCAGTGCTAGATGCTCCATATTGTGCTTTAGCATTGTTGTATCTGCTTTGAATGCTGCTGCAGTGCATGAGTGTGTGATGATAGTGTTTCGATTTGAGGAAGGCGACAACGAGTGCTTTATGGTGTGAGAAAGGGTTGGTGCAGACTTGGCCACCTTGTCGTACAGCGCGTTCGCGGACAGCGTCCCGATAGCTTTCGCCCTCTGCTCGTCCCGCCGCACGTTTGTGGCTCTGGTCTCCCGCATGCGTGTAGCGTTTCAGAGCACGACGCCTCGCCTCGGCTGCACACGTCGCCCTCCTGCAACGAGTCTGATGCGCCACGTTGCCGCTTGGCGGCTTTATCCTAACTGCGGTGACTGCTACTGCGCTGGTACGCAGGATGGCCGTGCCATGCAGTCATTACCTTGTGCGGCGTTTCAAGGCGTTTGGCGCCGTCTTGTAGCGACCGCGCGCCCTAACTGATGACGACGGATTCAGCGCGAGGCACCGGCTATGGGCACCGGGTGGTCACTGTTCGCGGACACTGGATGGTAACAACGCAGACTACTAGGCTGGGAACCTTCGCATAGACAACTAGTGCCGTAAAAGCACTCGTCATAACCCTCCCAAAACAGAAACACAATCACGACGCACTCAAGCATGGCAGCAGCATTCATAGCGAATGCAAAAATCGCAAAAGCGCTGAGGTGGACAGGATAGCACTGATCGTCCGAATTACCAGGGGTGTATTCATTACCTCTGTGTGCACATGAAACTCGACCTTGGACCTGGCTTATCGCACGTCAATCGTGTCACACGGAATTCCCAGTACGAAACGAAAGAAAAAGGTTGCTATCCTGCGCATTTGAGGCGTTTTTAGCAATTTGAAGCGTTGTTACACTTAAACGATGCAAAACTTTACGGTTGTCAAAGTGACCAGAATCTCGAGAATGGCCCGCTACGCTTCTCGCAGGGGCCTTCGGTGCCACCGTGTATGATGCCAACCGCTACATAGATGAAGTGCTGGGCCGCCGGATGCCCGTTTTGGTCTCCCGAAACCGCTTGGACCCGCTTCCGGTGGCAGACTACATCACTAACCTTGGCGCACCCAATGTGCTGAGCGCCCAGATGCGCAAAGTCAACGTCACCGGGCTGGGACTGGTCCGGCGGCAAGGTGACTGTGGTCGACCCGGCACGTCGGGTCCGGGCCGTGTCACCGTCGGCTGCAACGTGGTTCTTGACCGTGTCGCCGTCAGCGCAACGTCTGACCTGAGATACTATATGGAGCCATACCAGCGCATCGGCGTTCGAGCGAACTTCGACACCAATCACGCCTTGGTCGAGGTGACATCCGTGGTCGGTCAGCCACCGATTGTCAACTTCAGGCTCCTGCGGCCGCTCGTTCCGCGCCTTACGTTCAGCAACCTCAAAAACTTGCCTCTGTACAGCGTCATCGAGAAAGGCTACTCGCAAGAGCTATCTCGCATCCTCCAGACGCAGCTGTCCGGGCCCTACCTGGCCTCACTCGGCACCGCCTGTCGGGATGTCCCTTTCCCGCGATAAGCCGACTTCTCTTTGGCGTCCTCTCAGTTGAGAAATAAATCCGCACTCGCGGGTGCCCTTGAATGGCTGAGTTTTTCATTCACATGTCTGGAATGGCGATGGCAGTGGTGTTAAAGGGCAAACGAGAACATGTTGCATAGAACATGTTGGCGCTTAGCCACTGCGCCGGTGCCACGACCATCTGAAGCGACATAAGTCGTTCCCCTTtataataaataattttttggggaaaggaaatggcgcagtatctgtctcatatatcgttggacacctgaaccgcgcagcgccgtaagggaaggaataaaagagggagtgaaaaaagaaaggaagaagaggtgccgtagtggagggctccggaataatttcgaccacctggggatcttttaacgtgcactgacatcgcacagcacacgggcgccttagcgtgtttcctccataaaaacgcagccgccgcgtgcCCCTTTATTATGACCCCTGTTGATACGGACGACTCGAATTACGGACAATTTTTGAGGGGCCAAACTATTTCACTCGTTACTATGGAAACTATGTGTCCGGACAATGAACAGGGCAAAAATGTACGAAACCTATTAGGACCCATGTATTATTGTCCCGTTAATATGGCCAGCGATGGGAAAAAAAGTCCAAATGCAACTGCCAGATGTTCCGGCCCTTGTATTTTGAGGGCAGGACACCACCGAATGACAATGCGAAAGTACAAATGCCATAGTACGGGgcgtttgcgtgcgtgcgtgcgtgcgtacgtgtgtgtgtgtgtgtgtgtgtgtgtgtgtgtgtgtgtgtgtgtgtgtgtgtgtgtgtgtgtgtgtgtgtgtgtgtgtgtgtgtgtgtgtgtgtgtgtgtgtgtgcgcgcgcgcgcgcgcgcgtgcgcgcgcgtgtgtgtgcgtgtgtgtgtgtgtgcgcgtgtgtgtgtgcgtgcgtgcgtgcgtgtgcgtgtgtgtgtgtgtgtgtgtgtgtgcgtgcgtgtgtgtgtgtgtgtgtgtgtgcgtgcatgtgtgtgtgtgcgtgcgtgcgtgcgtgcgtgcgtgtgtgtgtgtgtgtgtgtgtgtgtgtgtgtgtgtgtgtgtgtgtgtgtgtgtgtgtgtgtgtgtgtgtgtgtgtgtgtgtgtgtgtgtgtgtgtgtgtgtgtgtgtgtgtgtgtgtgtgcgcgcgtgcgtgcgtgcgtgcgcgggcGGGTATTTTTCTAGGGTATTTTTCTATCGTAtcaaaaaccagcgctaaaaaacacagaggacgagacgagacacaccgAAGGCACTGGAGACCGTTGGAGAACGTTGAAAGACGTTGCGCACCAGAAAAGTGCCCATTCAGAAGTTACGATCATATTCCTGTTGCGGTTCAGCTTACAGTTAGCAAACTGAAGGTGATTAAGATGATGGCTTTCGCCAACTTTAAACGCTATTAGAAGGCTAGCTTCAGAACTTGTTTGAAGGCATATGCATGCACGTTTCCGAGCACATGCACTGCCAGAACGGCTGCGGAAGCGATGTCGTGAATGTTTTTGTTTCATAACGGCGATGGCTAATTACTTACTGTTGCGAAATGATAATTCTTAAGCTTTCTTTACTACCACCAACAATTTATTGATTTATTGTTGAGAGCTCGCGTCCAAAACGGCTTTCCCCCAGAAATTGTTGCGCATGCGCTTCACTGGAGCTCAAGGATGTCTTGCGTTAAAAGTGGTTTTTCATACAACCACAGGAAGTAGGAAAAATGCCATTTCATGAGGCTCGGTGACCGTATTGCACAATAGGGCTCATTCGATATCGCGAAAGGAACACAATGACTGCACTTGAATCGAACGGAAAACGCAAGACCTAATACCATCTTCGCTTTGTGCCATCATGAGACAGGCACAAATTCATTCGCCTTGAGCGGGGCTCGCTTGAGCAAAATTTCTTGTGAAAATGGCAGGTGCTTTCCGGTAGCATTATGATACATAGACACAAGGTATCCTTCCTGATTTCTTGTTCAGTGCAGTGAATGGTCAAGATGCAAATTATAGATTGCCATCGACTGCAGTACCCAgatcaatttttcttttcttgcctatTTAGAAACACTCTTGGGCGTGAGAAGAATTCAACCTACCTGCCAGAATGGTTCAAAACATCTTTTCACTCATCCCTTCAGTTCAGACGCAGGCAGTGCACCATTATGCACATGAATTACTGAGCAGTGGGTGTgcagtaagatttatttattgattggaGATCTTCTCTGCAGGCACTTATATCGCCGAATTTCTTATGGCAGGAAACCATGAGACCAGGATGCTGAGAAAAAGGGAAGTGGTCTCAGGATGTGTTACTCAACCACTTAGAAGGGTGATGGTTCGGCCTAGTGGGTAATTAAaatgaggttccatagcgcaaaacAACGAAGGAAcgaaacacaagcgctaaacttccactaaacTCTTTATTTGGGGCTCGCAGGGTTTTTAAAGCTAGAAACCAGGTGCGAGAGGGTAAACACATGAAAGGCCCTCAGGCGCGCAGTGCGAAGTTTGACAACAGACATTTCAAAATCAGAAACAAAACCAAAACAATTGCAGCCAACTGAATATGCTGGGGTTTAAAATTGCGTGAGCAGCCCCTCCTTATCACTATCAAGAAAAGACATCGCTTTCTTGAATGCAGGGCAGTATGCGAAGTTCTTGAAACGTGCATACAGGTTTTCGTTTGCTTGCAATACGTTTAGCTTTGTTTTTTTGATTTTGAGATGTCTTGTCCGATTTCACGCTGTCAGCCTGATGACCTTTCATGTGTTTCTCCTCTCGCGCCTGGTTTGTACCTTTATAAACCATCTGAGCCCCAAGTAAAGcgtttagtggaagtttagcTCTTGTGTCTCGCTCCTTCGTAGTTTGCACTATGGAAGCTCATACTGAACCGTACCCGCTGTCCAGCCCTATTCCAGCATACACCGCGCGTACTCAGTGGACATGAGGCTGAGGAGGGGCTTGAGCTGGTGTTTGATCTACTTTGTCCTGCTTTATTCTTTTTAACAAATCTAAAACCTAAATTACGCATCAATAAACTCCACAAATTTTTTCACCTTGTTTCTCTGTAGCAAGGGATATTATTACGAAGCTTTATCAGTGCGAaggactttttttcttttcggagaACAGTGCTCCACTTAGAAAGTAAGTTTTGGAGTTAATACGAAAAATATCAAAGCGCAATGAGCGCTACAACCTTGCGCTTGAAGCTTATACGTTCAGATTAACACAGCATTTCGTGAATGCTTCGAAAATTACAGAAAAAACGCAGTTCTGATAGTAAAAACAACTTGTAAACTTGACGCTAGCATAAGTTCGAGCCAACATGCTCACtaaatttgctttttgtttttcaagtcAATGCCAATTCCTTTTTGCGAAATATCATGCGGCACTCCCACCGCCGAGCACTTGTGTGTGCGCTTGCGCTTGTTTCTGACGCACTGTTTCGTATTCTGTATCAAATAGGCAGTGTTGCTGCTCATGGTCCGGTAATATTCTTGATGGGAAGCCGCTTCGAAATGCACCGAATCCGAATATATTTTTACGTACAGGTCTCACGTAGTTTCTGATAAACTTTTTTTGTACAGTTTCTTCATGACGTAGAAACCTGAAACATTCCCTTCACACATCTTACTGTCTTCTTGACCACCGCTTCCATTCACCAGAAAAACTGATATCTGCCACCCTGGCGACTGCCTGTTTCATGAGCGACATAGAGCAATAGTTAACGCGCTACTTTTACCCTGAATCGCCCTGAAAACTACTACGAGTCAATGCTATCTCACCTCTCTGCTGGTATAAAGCATCGTCAGACAGAACCGTTTATATGCAGGAACCTTCTGAGCACAAAGGTAAGCGCGTTCCGATTCCTCGCCGAACTTTTTTCTATTCGTAGTGAGTTTCTACCGCCTAACTTCTTTACCACACGAGTTTTGTAGTTCTCCAGTTTTTCGTGGTGAAATTTTCACTGGTTTAAATTTCTGACCTTGATGTGGAGAGGGAACTGGCGCGCTGCCACCAGTAACGCGACCTTCAGCGTTACCGCGGGAACCTACGAAGGCTCGCACGACACTTCCGCTCGCAGCGTGCCGGTTCCTTTAGCGGGCGCCAAGCTGCACACCATTCCGACGGAAAGTTTCAGAAAATTCGCTTCATTTTCGCTGCCAAGTTGGGCGCCATATTCAACCAAAGGCTTGCAGCGGTTACCGGACGATGTTCGCCTCAGTTTGCCGGTAAAGGGGGCTAACTATAACATTTCATGCTTAATACTGCATTCTATTCCGTGATGCTAGTCATACCTCAGGAGGAGTTGGAGTCTATAATAAGCGTGGTTCGATGGTTCAGTATCTTTAAGCCGCCCGCATCGGAAGTTAGTTCTGTTCGGTTATCAAGCACGGCCTGCCTCTTTAAGAAGAATTAAGAGCTGTAGTAC comes from the Amblyomma americanum isolate KBUSLIRL-KWMA chromosome 1, ASM5285725v1, whole genome shotgun sequence genome and includes:
- the LOC144113079 gene encoding salivary anticoagulant protein P23-like is translated as MLPAVLVTLFVGAFGATVYDANRYIDEVLGRRMPVLVSRNRLDPLPVADYITNLGAPNVLSAQMRKVNVTGLGLVRRQGDCGRPGTSGPGRVTVGCNVVLDRVAVSATSDLRYYMEPYQRIGVRANFDTNHALVEVTSVVGQPPIVNFRLLRPLVPRLTFSNLKNLPLYSVIEKGYSQELSRILQTQLSGPYLASLGTACRDVPFPR